In Bacillus marinisedimentorum, the genomic window AAGACGGATCAAGGCGGTAAGAAATCAATTCGAAGTCGGGAGTGTACGTAAACGTCCCGTAGATCATACCGCTGCCTTTCAGTACATACTCGATGATGTGGTGGTCACCGGGAGCCATCGGCAGGTCGGCCACCTTATCGGCAGGCTGCCACTTCAGTATGCCTTCTTCGCACTCATCAACACTTTCACCATCAAACTCAGTCGCTAAAAATGTAAACATCATCCATTCAGAGACGACTTTGTCCCCTTCTTTTATGATAAACGTAAAAATACCTTTTACGTTCGGATTCTTGATATAAATGCCGGTCTCCTCACGAAATTCACGTATGACGGAATCCTTGATGGATTCACCAGGCTCCATTTTTCCACCCGGCGCCACCCACCAGTCCCGGCGCGGTTTTTGCAGCAGCAGCACTTCATTACCTTTTAAAAGGACACAATTTGTTACCCTTTGCACAATATCACCTCTTCCAGGCCATACCCTGCCCTTCGACATAAGCCGGTTTTTGCCGGTTCTTCACCTAAGTATACTATATTTTCATAAGGGCTCACAATCCAATACATAACGGACTTTCGTCAGGGTGAACGTGCACACCCTCCATACACCCGGTCGGAACGTTCAGGGAATCCGCCGCCCCTCCGTCCATGATTGAGAACAAAAAAAAGGACACGGGAAGGGAATACCCGTGTCAAAAACCGTCTATTAAATAAAAGGGGGGTCAATTACTACTTATATAGTACCCCATAAATATTTCACCTGTGTTACAAACGAGTTAA contains:
- a CDS encoding NUDIX hydrolase, whose amino-acid sequence is MQRVTNCVLLKGNEVLLLQKPRRDWWVAPGGKMEPGESIKDSVIREFREETGIYIKNPNVKGIFTFIIKEGDKVVSEWMMFTFLATEFDGESVDECEEGILKWQPADKVADLPMAPGDHHIIEYVLKGSGMIYGTFTYTPDFELISYRLDPS